A single Brachybacterium sillae DNA region contains:
- a CDS encoding carbon starvation CstA family protein, translated as MTPTSPSGPHRSPGGGSHAVPGPGADRPHTPDTARTPGEEHTAHEAHEARTTTVTTDPDQPPVALTEEEHAPYRRWTPAKIALWSGIALLGGLGWVMLALVRGETVNAIWFVFAAVASYLIAYRFYATVIDRHLVRPNDRRATPAEYNYDGKDFVPTDRRILYGHHFAAIAGAGPLVGPVLAAQMGYLPGTIWIVVGVIFAGAVQDFLVLVASTRRGGRSLGRMARDELGVIGGIAAYIATLSIMLIIVAILAMVVVNSLGESTWGVWSVGLTIPIAVFMGLYLRYLRPGKVFEVSLIGVVLLLLAIASGRWVSQTGWGEALFHLDRPVLALIIIAYGFLAAVLPVWVLLAPRDYLSTFMKVGTIVMLAVAIVLVRPEISVPAFSEFASRDDGPVFTGALFPFLFVTIACGALSGFHAMISSGTSPKLVEKESQMKMIGYGGMLMESFVAVMALVAAVSIDRGIYFAMNSAATATGGTVEGAAQFVNSLGLTGVNVDPATLEETARNVGEESIVSRTGGAPTLAVGLSEIMHRLVGGPGMQSFWYHFAIMFEALFILTSVDAGTRVARFMLADLLAGVSNKFQDASWRPGVWLTTAVMVLGWGSILYMGVTDPLGGINTLFPLFGIANQLLAAVALSICLVIFARKGHRWTLLIIAVPMLFTAVITVYGSYLKIFSPNPKIGYWANHMAYRDALAAGETSLGLAKTVEDMRTVVFNTAVQGSLSILFVVCGLIVMIVSILRTLQALRGKNLLDTEDPTVESHYFAPSGMIPHGGEKELQKQWDEYLRRHPEKDLVGSHH; from the coding sequence ATGACGCCGACATCTCCGTCAGGTCCCCATCGTTCCCCCGGTGGCGGCTCGCATGCCGTGCCCGGCCCGGGGGCCGATCGACCCCACACCCCTGACACCGCCCGCACGCCTGGTGAGGAGCACACCGCTCACGAGGCCCACGAGGCCCGCACCACCACCGTGACCACGGATCCCGACCAGCCGCCCGTCGCACTCACCGAGGAGGAGCACGCCCCGTATCGCCGCTGGACTCCCGCGAAGATCGCGCTGTGGTCCGGCATCGCACTGCTCGGCGGGCTCGGATGGGTGATGCTCGCCCTGGTGCGCGGTGAGACCGTCAACGCCATCTGGTTCGTCTTCGCGGCGGTGGCCTCGTACCTCATCGCCTACCGCTTCTACGCGACGGTGATCGACCGTCACCTGGTGCGACCGAACGATCGCCGTGCCACGCCGGCCGAGTACAACTACGACGGCAAGGACTTCGTCCCCACCGACCGTCGGATCCTCTACGGCCACCACTTCGCCGCCATCGCCGGTGCCGGCCCGCTCGTCGGCCCGGTGCTCGCCGCGCAGATGGGCTACCTGCCCGGCACGATCTGGATCGTCGTCGGCGTGATCTTCGCGGGTGCCGTGCAGGACTTCCTGGTGCTGGTGGCCTCCACCCGCCGCGGTGGCCGCTCCCTCGGCCGGATGGCGCGCGATGAGCTGGGCGTGATCGGCGGCATCGCCGCGTACATCGCGACCCTGTCGATCATGCTGATCATCGTGGCGATCCTCGCCATGGTGGTGGTGAACTCCCTCGGCGAGTCCACCTGGGGCGTGTGGAGCGTCGGCCTGACCATCCCGATCGCCGTGTTCATGGGCCTCTACCTGCGGTACCTGCGACCCGGCAAGGTGTTCGAGGTGTCGCTGATCGGCGTCGTCCTCCTGCTGCTGGCGATCGCCTCGGGCCGTTGGGTGTCCCAGACAGGCTGGGGCGAAGCGCTGTTCCACCTCGATCGGCCGGTGCTGGCCCTGATCATCATCGCCTACGGCTTCCTCGCTGCGGTGCTGCCGGTGTGGGTGCTGCTCGCGCCGCGCGACTACCTCTCGACGTTCATGAAGGTCGGCACGATCGTCATGCTGGCCGTGGCGATCGTGCTGGTGCGCCCGGAGATCTCCGTGCCCGCGTTCAGCGAGTTCGCCTCCCGCGACGACGGCCCGGTGTTCACCGGTGCCCTGTTCCCGTTCCTCTTCGTGACCATCGCCTGCGGCGCCCTCTCCGGCTTCCACGCGATGATCTCCTCCGGCACCTCCCCGAAGCTGGTGGAGAAGGAGTCGCAGATGAAGATGATCGGCTACGGCGGCATGCTCATGGAGTCGTTCGTGGCGGTCATGGCGCTGGTCGCGGCCGTCTCGATCGACCGCGGCATCTACTTCGCGATGAACTCCGCGGCCACCGCCACGGGTGGCACCGTCGAGGGCGCAGCCCAGTTCGTCAATTCTCTCGGGCTGACCGGTGTGAACGTCGACCCGGCGACCCTGGAGGAGACCGCCCGCAACGTGGGTGAGGAGTCGATCGTCTCCCGCACCGGCGGGGCGCCGACGCTCGCCGTCGGGCTCTCGGAGATCATGCATCGCCTCGTCGGAGGTCCCGGGATGCAGTCGTTCTGGTACCACTTCGCGATCATGTTCGAGGCCCTGTTCATCCTCACCTCGGTGGATGCCGGCACCCGCGTCGCCCGGTTCATGCTGGCCGACCTCCTCGCCGGGGTCTCGAACAAGTTCCAGGACGCCTCCTGGCGCCCCGGCGTCTGGCTGACCACCGCCGTGATGGTGCTGGGGTGGGGGTCGATCCTCTACATGGGCGTCACCGACCCGCTGGGCGGCATCAACACCCTGTTCCCGCTGTTCGGTATCGCGAACCAGCTGCTCGCGGCGGTGGCGCTGTCGATCTGCCTGGTGATCTTCGCGCGCAAGGGCCACCGCTGGACCCTGTTGATCATCGCGGTGCCCATGCTGTTCACCGCCGTGATCACCGTGTACGGCTCGTACCTGAAGATCTTCTCGCCGAACCCGAAGATCGGGTACTGGGCCAACCACATGGCGTACCGCGACGCGCTCGCGGCGGGGGAGACCTCCCTGGGGCTGGCGAAGACCGTCGAAGACATGCGCACCGTCGTGTTCAACACCGCGGTGCAGGGCAGCCTGTCCATCCTCTTCGTGGTCTGCGGTCTGATCGTCATGATCGTGTCGATCCTGCGCACCCTGCAGGCTCTGCGCGGGAAGAACCTCCTCGACACCGAGGATCCGACCGTCGAGTCCCACTACTTCGCCCCCAGCGGGATGATCCCGCACGGCGGGGAGAAGGAGCTGCAGAAGCAGTGGGATGAGTACCTGCGCCGCCACCCGGAGAAGGACCTTGTGGGAAGCCACCACTGA
- a CDS encoding FecCD family ABC transporter permease → MNATSALPAGGVASTPPARRHTGRCLRQLALLALLLGVMIARVLLGTPVIAPADALAVLRGEMIPGVSFIVLHSRLPVTVVGVLAGIAFGAAGCLFQTLLRNPLASPDVIGVSLGASTGGVLALAVASTAAGAQFWGSLIGGVTTAVLVLLIAGAHRGTAGRGRVDNRFVLVGVGIGAALSAVISYVVTRLPSRAAGDALHWSIGSLTSSTWPRAQVLALSLAVLLPLLAALRTRLRILQLGEETAAGLGVPVVTTRLALIGLGVLFTSLAVAVTGPIAFVALLAGPIARALAGRPSLVDSALVGAVIVVGGDVLGSTAFGPVDLPVGVLTGALGAPFLLWLLTRTEENR, encoded by the coding sequence GTGAACGCCACCTCGGCCCTGCCCGCGGGTGGCGTCGCGTCCACCCCTCCCGCCCGTCGGCACACCGGCCGTTGCCTCCGACAGCTCGCCCTGCTGGCCCTGCTGCTGGGAGTGATGATCGCGCGGGTGTTGCTGGGAACGCCCGTCATCGCCCCGGCCGACGCTCTCGCGGTGCTGCGCGGGGAGATGATCCCCGGCGTCTCCTTCATCGTCCTGCACAGCCGCCTGCCGGTCACCGTGGTCGGTGTGCTGGCCGGGATCGCCTTCGGTGCGGCGGGATGCCTGTTCCAGACGCTTCTGCGCAACCCGCTCGCCTCTCCGGATGTGATCGGTGTGAGCCTCGGAGCGTCCACCGGTGGCGTCCTCGCCCTCGCCGTGGCCAGCACAGCGGCAGGCGCCCAGTTCTGGGGTTCTCTGATCGGCGGCGTGACGACCGCGGTACTGGTGCTGCTGATCGCCGGGGCGCACCGTGGCACCGCCGGCCGCGGCCGCGTGGACAACCGTTTCGTGCTGGTGGGCGTCGGGATCGGCGCGGCCCTCAGCGCCGTCATCTCCTACGTCGTCACCCGGTTGCCCTCCCGCGCCGCCGGGGACGCCCTTCACTGGAGCATCGGCTCGCTGACCTCCTCCACCTGGCCGCGAGCGCAAGTGCTCGCGCTCAGCCTGGCGGTGTTGTTGCCGCTGCTCGCGGCGCTGCGCACCCGGCTGCGGATCCTGCAGCTCGGGGAGGAGACTGCCGCCGGTCTTGGCGTGCCGGTGGTCACCACCCGCCTGGCGCTGATCGGCCTGGGTGTGCTGTTCACCTCCCTGGCGGTGGCGGTGACCGGACCGATCGCCTTCGTGGCGCTGCTGGCCGGGCCGATTGCCCGCGCCCTCGCCGGCCGCCCAAGCCTGGTCGATTCGGCCCTGGTGGGTGCGGTGATCGTGGTGGGTGGGGACGTGCTCGGCTCCACTGCTTTCGGCCCCGTGGACCTTCCCGTCGGCGTGCTCACCGGCGCGCTCGGTGCCCCGTTCCTGCTGTGGCTGCTGACCCGGACCGAGGAGAACAGGTGA
- a CDS encoding ATP-binding protein, giving the protein MDSAADILDLPGTDAPAQDAAATGPVDPDHPHPGQWRLSHLQVSNWGTFHGTHDLPISTKGYFLTGGPGTGKSTLLDAISALLTPPRTLHFNAAASDAGPARSKYRRTVASYVRGAWAMHYDAATGEFSQEVLREKTTLSVITLRYSDGLGGLVQLTRLLLLHAGHTADSDVKSLYVIAREPLDVTELRRFVTTQIAGKDLEAAHPGTQTFRQFREYRAAFSQILGIPDEKALSLLHKIQSAKELGDVNALLRDYMLDEPRTFDLADQALANFQNLSEVHAALVTAREQRDVLRGLRTAHEDWSAMRERGGELVDRRSDIDVFAAQHLVRLLAEEQDRLQLEQDRAVAQQRRLTQDVADARSDLAQLTDQRRRAGGGEIDDWKKQIAGLEVERDRRSERSTEFAAQLATVGLRTPISEDLFLSTQREVAALRRELEDEEKQAGRTAWEAEAAVRRHEEELAQLRSELASLTGRASNLHSEDVALRDRIAQEVGVAPTSLPFAAELLQVRAGEEEWTAAAEQALRGLARSILVPDRVYREVAAVIDRTRLRRRIAYNRINTDLRRPAKQIDPRTLAAKLEVKEGEFHAWLSGEIASRMDYVCAETLEEFTRLPRAVLKSGQIKHSASRHEKNADRSINDRSQWVLGFDNRAKRAVFERERTRAEQALFEAQARRRDVATEEGRRRERLFALQALAQVTWDDIDAASVARRIQNLRDMVQAAERGSDALTEIARQIDDVERAIADADEELLEVVRHLGRLTEQSERAAERLHEAQARLAERTLAPEVERDLADRFAAISPTLVLSTIDQVTKDASATLDAELMDLTRRTSRAEEDMRTAMREFDRRWPAEAGDTDASLDAVGDHLAILARIEEEKLPEVEDRFVEFFTGNTLGDVQALATAIAREPAEIRKRLQRINALLAQVEFHAGRYLQLSMRPVYLAALDEFKQALDEAVALTVQQDMSRDRENAEERFLALRHLMDLVARARTQDDQASRAVLDVRRHVHFHAEEVDADGKMVHAHESGGPLSGGQNERLTTFCLAAALRYQLAGTGVDVPRYAPIIIDEAFSKGAGEFITAAMESFRHFGFQVVLANPGKNPQALAPFIGGVGVVSIRDDRYSQVSPIEFVPAEG; this is encoded by the coding sequence GTGGACTCCGCAGCCGACATCCTCGACCTGCCCGGCACCGACGCGCCCGCCCAGGATGCCGCGGCCACCGGCCCCGTCGACCCCGATCATCCGCACCCGGGGCAGTGGCGGCTGAGCCACCTGCAGGTCTCCAACTGGGGCACCTTCCACGGCACCCACGACCTGCCGATCTCCACCAAGGGGTACTTCCTCACCGGTGGCCCTGGCACCGGCAAGTCGACACTGCTCGATGCGATCAGTGCTCTGCTCACCCCGCCGCGCACCCTGCACTTCAATGCCGCCGCCTCCGACGCCGGCCCAGCGCGCTCCAAGTACCGCCGCACCGTCGCGAGTTACGTGCGCGGTGCCTGGGCGATGCACTACGACGCCGCCACCGGGGAGTTCAGCCAGGAGGTGCTGCGTGAGAAGACGACGCTGTCCGTCATCACCCTGCGCTACAGCGACGGCCTGGGCGGCCTGGTGCAGCTGACCCGCCTGCTGCTTCTCCACGCCGGGCACACGGCCGACTCCGACGTGAAGAGCCTGTACGTGATCGCGCGGGAGCCGCTGGACGTCACCGAACTGCGCCGGTTCGTCACCACCCAGATCGCCGGGAAGGACCTGGAGGCGGCCCACCCGGGAACGCAGACCTTCCGCCAGTTCCGCGAGTACCGGGCGGCGTTCAGCCAGATCCTCGGGATCCCCGACGAGAAGGCCCTCTCGCTGCTGCACAAGATCCAGTCGGCCAAGGAACTCGGCGACGTCAACGCCCTGCTTCGGGACTACATGCTCGACGAGCCCCGCACCTTCGACCTGGCCGACCAGGCCCTCGCGAACTTCCAGAACCTCTCTGAGGTGCATGCGGCGCTGGTGACCGCCCGCGAGCAGCGGGACGTGCTGCGCGGTCTGCGCACCGCCCATGAGGACTGGTCCGCCATGCGCGAGCGCGGCGGGGAGCTGGTGGATCGTCGCAGCGACATCGACGTGTTCGCCGCGCAGCATCTGGTGCGGCTGCTGGCCGAGGAGCAGGACCGTCTGCAGCTGGAGCAGGACCGTGCCGTCGCGCAGCAGCGCCGACTCACCCAGGACGTCGCCGACGCCCGCTCCGACCTCGCGCAGCTGACGGACCAGCGGCGCCGTGCGGGTGGTGGGGAGATCGACGACTGGAAGAAGCAGATCGCCGGGCTGGAGGTGGAGCGGGATCGCCGCTCGGAACGCTCCACCGAGTTCGCGGCGCAGCTGGCCACCGTCGGTCTGCGCACACCCATCAGCGAGGACCTGTTCCTCTCCACGCAGCGGGAGGTCGCGGCGCTGCGGCGCGAGCTCGAGGACGAGGAGAAGCAGGCCGGTCGCACCGCCTGGGAGGCCGAGGCCGCGGTGCGCCGCCACGAGGAGGAGCTCGCGCAGCTGCGCTCCGAGCTGGCCTCCCTCACCGGGCGTGCCTCGAACCTGCACTCGGAGGATGTGGCGCTGCGTGACCGCATCGCGCAGGAGGTCGGGGTGGCGCCGACGTCGCTGCCCTTCGCCGCAGAGCTGCTGCAGGTGCGGGCGGGCGAGGAGGAGTGGACCGCCGCCGCCGAGCAGGCACTGCGGGGACTCGCCCGCTCGATCCTGGTGCCCGACCGGGTGTACCGGGAGGTCGCGGCGGTGATCGACCGGACGCGCCTGCGTCGGCGTATCGCCTACAACCGCATCAACACCGACCTGCGCCGCCCCGCCAAGCAGATCGACCCCCGCACCCTGGCCGCGAAGCTGGAGGTGAAGGAGGGCGAGTTCCACGCCTGGCTGAGCGGGGAGATCGCCTCCCGCATGGATTACGTCTGTGCGGAGACACTGGAGGAGTTCACCCGGCTGCCGCGGGCGGTCCTGAAGTCCGGCCAGATCAAGCACTCCGCCTCCCGACACGAGAAGAACGCCGACCGGTCGATCAACGACCGCTCCCAGTGGGTGCTGGGCTTCGACAACCGTGCCAAGCGGGCCGTGTTCGAGCGGGAGCGCACTCGCGCCGAACAGGCCCTGTTCGAGGCCCAGGCCCGCCGCCGGGACGTCGCCACGGAGGAGGGGCGCCGGCGGGAGCGATTGTTCGCCCTGCAGGCCCTCGCTCAGGTGACCTGGGACGACATCGACGCGGCGAGCGTGGCCCGCCGCATCCAGAACCTGCGTGACATGGTGCAGGCCGCTGAACGCGGCAGCGATGCCCTGACGGAGATCGCCCGGCAGATCGACGATGTCGAGCGGGCCATCGCCGATGCCGACGAGGAACTGCTCGAGGTGGTGCGCCACCTGGGCAGGCTCACCGAGCAGTCCGAGCGGGCCGCCGAACGGCTGCACGAGGCGCAGGCCCGGCTCGCGGAGCGCACCCTCGCCCCGGAGGTGGAGCGGGACCTCGCCGACCGGTTCGCCGCGATCTCCCCGACGCTGGTGCTGTCCACCATCGACCAGGTCACGAAGGACGCCTCCGCCACCCTCGATGCGGAACTGATGGACCTCACCCGCCGCACCTCCCGCGCGGAGGAGGACATGCGCACCGCCATGCGCGAGTTCGACCGGCGCTGGCCGGCCGAGGCGGGGGACACCGACGCGTCGCTTGACGCCGTCGGCGACCACCTGGCAATCCTGGCGCGGATCGAGGAGGAGAAGCTGCCGGAGGTGGAGGACCGCTTCGTCGAGTTCTTCACCGGCAACACCCTCGGGGACGTGCAGGCCCTCGCCACCGCCATCGCACGGGAGCCCGCGGAGATCCGCAAGCGCCTGCAACGGATCAACGCGCTGCTGGCGCAGGTGGAGTTCCATGCCGGGCGGTACCTGCAGCTGTCGATGCGACCGGTGTACCTGGCGGCGCTCGACGAGTTCAAGCAGGCACTCGACGAGGCCGTGGCGCTCACCGTGCAGCAGGACATGAGCCGCGATCGCGAGAACGCGGAGGAACGGTTCCTGGCGCTGCGGCATCTGATGGATCTGGTGGCGCGGGCCCGCACGCAGGACGATCAGGCCTCCCGGGCGGTGCTCGACGTGCGCCGTCACGTGCACTTCCACGCCGAGGAGGTCGACGCCGACGGCAAGATGGTGCACGCCCACGAATCGGGCGGCCCGCTCTCGGGTGGTCAGAACGAGCGTCTGACGACGTTCTGCCTGGCTGCGGCGCTGCGGTATCAGCTGGCGGGCACCGGGGTGGATGTGCCGCGGTACGCGCCGATCATCATCGACGAGGCCTTCTCCAAGGGCGCCGGGGAGTTCATCACCGCCGCCATGGAGTCGTTCCGGCACTTCGGCTTCCAGGTGGTCCTGGCGAACCCCGGCAAGAACCCGCAGGCTCTGGCCCCGTTCATCGGCGGCGTCGGTGTGGTCTCCATCCGCGACGACCGGTACTCGCAGGTCAGCCCGATCGAGTTCGTGCCGGCCGAGGGCTGA
- a CDS encoding ABC transporter ATP-binding protein: MAELSAHDLHLGYDSREVIHDVTLALPPGRVSMIVGANGSGKSTLLRGFSRLLPPRSGRVLLDGADIHRLRAKDLARRLGVLPQSPLAPDGVTVRELVSRGRYPHQGLFPHWSEEDEAAVVEALQATGTEGLSERAVDELSGGQRQRVWIAMALAQRTDVLLLDEPTTYLDVTHQLDVLDVVRDLNRRRGTTVAIVLHDLNLAARYGDHLVAVREGRIHAQGAPEEVLTEEIVRVVFGLDARIVPDPLTGTPMVVPVPRGEADDDQP, translated from the coding sequence ATGGCTGAACTGTCCGCCCACGATCTGCACCTGGGCTACGACTCCCGCGAGGTTATCCACGACGTCACCCTCGCCCTCCCGCCGGGGCGGGTGTCGATGATCGTCGGGGCGAACGGGTCCGGGAAGTCCACGCTTCTGAGAGGCTTCTCCCGTCTGCTGCCGCCGCGCTCGGGCCGGGTGCTGCTGGACGGCGCTGACATCCACCGACTGCGTGCGAAGGACCTCGCCCGCCGCCTGGGGGTGCTGCCACAGTCGCCCCTGGCACCGGACGGGGTGACGGTGCGGGAGCTGGTCTCCCGCGGACGCTACCCGCACCAGGGCCTGTTCCCGCACTGGAGCGAGGAGGACGAGGCCGCCGTTGTCGAGGCCCTGCAGGCCACCGGCACGGAGGGCCTCTCCGAGCGCGCCGTCGATGAGCTTTCCGGCGGGCAGCGCCAGCGGGTGTGGATCGCGATGGCACTGGCACAGCGCACCGACGTGCTGCTGCTGGATGAACCCACCACCTACTTGGACGTGACCCACCAGCTGGACGTGCTGGACGTGGTGCGGGATCTCAACCGGCGCCGCGGCACCACGGTGGCGATCGTCCTGCACGATCTGAACCTCGCTGCCCGCTACGGCGACCACCTGGTGGCGGTGCGCGAAGGCCGCATCCATGCCCAGGGCGCCCCCGAGGAAGTGCTCACTGAGGAGATCGTTCGCGTCGTGTTCGGCCTGGACGCCCGGATCGTGCCCGACCCACTGACCGGCACCCCGATGGTGGTGCCCGTGCCCCGAGGAGAAGCCGACGATGACCAGCCGTGA
- a CDS encoding YbdD/YjiX family protein: MSRPDLPALWREVRRFARGVLGSDAYDKYLTHHRVTGCSHPPMSEKEFWRAKYAEEDANPRGRCC; this comes from the coding sequence GTGAGCCGCCCGGACCTACCCGCCCTGTGGCGGGAGGTCCGGCGGTTCGCCCGTGGGGTGCTCGGCTCCGACGCCTACGACAAGTACCTGACGCACCATCGCGTCACCGGCTGCTCGCATCCGCCGATGAGTGAGAAGGAGTTCTGGCGCGCCAAGTACGCGGAGGAGGACGCCAATCCCCGCGGGCGCTGCTGCTGA
- a CDS encoding siderophore-interacting protein has product MTSRDTAVAATGTPVTGTPADVRASAAPAVPALRHSALLAFDLEVVAVRQLSASLRRVTLASADLEHFGVGADPWDLRIKLVIPGPANTADHFAQVRPGADVSLEHLTDWYRKWLQIDPSDRGWMRTYTVRAQRAAGDPRSITSLPEIDLDMVLHLMDEDVFGQGVAARWVQNAQVGDHVTVLGPNRHLVDTGYGGIEFRPADSRDVLLVGDETALPAIASILDSAPAHLRGRAVIEVPCADDCLDLSTESRIAVTYLVRKGAAEGEASPHGELLEAEVRRLLAEDSGLRAVLPRVDGQDLADVNVDAELLWETHNLTAADTDGGADGQAAEATDAVATGAGLPADPHRLYAWLAGEAAVIKRLRRHLVREVGMDRNQVEFMGYWREGKPEL; this is encoded by the coding sequence ATGACCAGCCGTGACACCGCTGTGGCCGCGACGGGCACCCCCGTGACGGGTACCCCCGCCGACGTGAGGGCCTCCGCCGCGCCCGCTGTACCTGCTCTGCGGCACAGCGCCCTTTTGGCCTTCGATCTCGAGGTCGTGGCCGTGCGGCAGTTGAGCGCGTCGCTGCGGCGCGTCACCCTGGCGTCGGCGGATCTGGAGCACTTCGGGGTGGGCGCGGATCCGTGGGATCTTCGGATCAAGCTGGTCATTCCGGGCCCGGCGAATACTGCCGATCACTTCGCGCAGGTGCGCCCGGGTGCTGATGTGAGTCTGGAGCATCTCACGGACTGGTACCGGAAGTGGTTGCAGATCGACCCGTCCGACCGCGGATGGATGCGCACGTACACGGTGCGGGCCCAGCGCGCTGCGGGAGATCCGCGCAGCATCACCTCACTGCCGGAGATCGATCTGGACATGGTGCTGCACCTCATGGACGAGGATGTGTTCGGTCAGGGAGTGGCCGCTCGCTGGGTGCAGAACGCGCAGGTGGGCGATCATGTGACGGTGTTGGGCCCGAACAGACACCTGGTGGACACCGGCTACGGCGGTATCGAGTTCCGGCCCGCGGATTCCCGGGACGTGCTGCTGGTGGGTGACGAGACGGCACTGCCGGCGATCGCATCCATCCTTGACAGCGCCCCGGCACATCTGCGCGGCCGTGCCGTGATCGAGGTGCCATGCGCTGACGACTGCCTGGACCTGTCGACGGAATCGCGAATCGCCGTGACGTACCTGGTGCGCAAGGGTGCGGCCGAGGGGGAGGCGAGTCCGCACGGGGAACTGCTGGAGGCGGAGGTGCGACGCCTGCTCGCCGAGGACTCAGGCCTGCGGGCCGTTCTGCCGCGGGTCGATGGGCAGGACCTCGCGGATGTGAACGTGGATGCGGAGTTGCTGTGGGAGACGCACAATCTCACCGCGGCAGACACCGATGGTGGAGCCGACGGGCAGGCCGCAGAGGCGACGGACGCGGTCGCGACGGGCGCGGGACTGCCCGCGGATCCGCACCGCTTGTACGCCTGGCTGGCGGGCGAGGCCGCGGTGATCAAGCGCCTGCGCCGGCACCTCGTGCGCGAGGTGGGCATGGACCGCAACCAGGTGGAGTTCATGGGGTACTGGCGCGAGGGTAAGCCGGAGCTGTGA
- a CDS encoding HNH endonuclease signature motif containing protein → MTAPTATSAPRPVRTRLTLTRETAVDRGSAGWASADEAERLRAVFDHQRREARELAELYDTLAPLAEGVAAPGFDLEMGAEFTHAVAVALRTTPTNGEAILHDTSLTVEYLPRVHERLREGVLPVAWHRRILRVASGMDPRQRAALDQHLAQWDLEHVGLERFRTELRYLAAWITAEVGETPVPEDPQPSVDLLPDTQNDGSGCMIVTASSPELRSYTHRLDGAARAVQAAQKAALERGDAIPHDPEGEVARTGRPMSLARLRTRLLLTAQFDLQGVALPADRFRVNVTVPVLTLLGLSDAPALLEGQSPVPARLARRLAAECPDWYRVLTDPATGAFQPLPAQRYVPTGAMREHLRLLNSTCAAPGCIRSTLRGAEADHIEPFDYADPEHGGRTSIENLHLLCRWHHQRKTARQLRPERFPDTVAPPAAGPQAAATSPRSTRPAATPPSATPPTASHPAVGPTSTTWGVGPDRAGVRTTTVTDRDPGTVFSLRDLLTLPGFSGFGDLITGRGARPPRRRGADSG, encoded by the coding sequence ATGACCGCTCCGACCGCGACGAGCGCACCTCGTCCGGTGCGCACCCGTCTCACGCTCACGCGAGAGACCGCCGTCGACCGCGGCAGCGCCGGGTGGGCCTCCGCCGACGAGGCCGAGCGACTGCGGGCCGTCTTCGATCACCAGCGGCGTGAGGCCCGGGAACTCGCCGAGCTGTACGACACCCTCGCGCCGCTCGCGGAGGGCGTCGCGGCCCCCGGGTTCGATCTGGAGATGGGCGCCGAGTTCACGCATGCGGTCGCCGTCGCCCTGCGCACCACCCCGACGAACGGGGAGGCGATCCTGCACGACACCTCTCTCACTGTGGAATACCTGCCGCGCGTCCATGAGCGCCTGCGCGAGGGGGTGCTTCCGGTCGCGTGGCATCGGCGGATCCTGCGCGTCGCGAGCGGCATGGATCCGCGACAGCGGGCCGCCCTCGACCAGCACCTTGCGCAGTGGGATCTGGAGCATGTGGGGCTGGAGCGGTTCCGCACCGAGCTGCGGTATCTCGCAGCGTGGATCACGGCCGAGGTCGGCGAGACACCGGTCCCGGAGGATCCGCAACCGTCCGTCGATCTCCTCCCGGACACGCAGAACGACGGCAGCGGGTGCATGATCGTCACCGCCTCCTCCCCGGAGTTGCGCAGCTACACGCACCGGCTCGACGGTGCCGCCCGTGCCGTTCAGGCCGCCCAGAAGGCTGCGCTCGAACGGGGCGATGCGATCCCCCACGACCCTGAGGGGGAGGTCGCGCGCACGGGGCGGCCCATGTCGTTGGCACGCCTGCGTACGCGGTTGCTGCTCACAGCCCAGTTCGACCTGCAGGGGGTGGCGCTCCCCGCCGATCGTTTCCGTGTGAACGTCACCGTGCCGGTGCTGACCCTCCTCGGCCTGAGCGACGCCCCGGCGCTGCTCGAGGGGCAGAGCCCGGTCCCCGCGCGTCTGGCCCGGCGCCTGGCCGCCGAGTGCCCCGACTGGTACCGGGTCCTCACGGATCCAGCGACCGGAGCATTCCAGCCGCTCCCGGCCCAGCGCTACGTGCCGACCGGGGCGATGCGCGAGCACCTGCGGCTGCTGAACAGCACCTGCGCGGCGCCCGGGTGCATCCGCTCGACTCTTCGTGGCGCGGAGGCCGACCACATCGAGCCCTTCGATTACGCCGATCCCGAGCACGGCGGCCGCACCTCGATCGAGAACCTCCACCTGCTGTGCCGCTGGCACCATCAGCGCAAGACGGCGCGGCAGCTGCGCCCGGAGCGCTTCCCCGATACCGTCGCCCCGCCGGCAGCCGGACCGCAGGCGGCCGCCACTTCACCGAGATCCACCCGACCGGCAGCCACCCCGCCGTCAGCCACCCCACCGACGGCCTCTCACCCGGCGGTGGGACCGACGTCCACGACCTGGGGTGTCGGGCCCGACCGCGCGGGGGTGCGAACGACCACGGTGACCGATCGAGATCCCGGAACGGTCTTCTCTTTGCGCGACCTGCTGACTCTGCCCGGGTTCAGCGGTTTCGGCGATCTCATCACAGGACGCGGCGCCCGACCCCCCCGGCGGCGGGGCGCCGACTCCGGGTGA